One Myotis daubentonii chromosome 12, mMyoDau2.1, whole genome shotgun sequence genomic region harbors:
- the LOC132213369 gene encoding WD repeat domain phosphoinositide-interacting protein 4-like: MTQQPLRRVTSLRFNQDQSCFCCAMQTGVHIYNVEPLMEKGHLDHEQVGSMGLVEMLYRSNLLALVGGGSSPKFSEISVLIWDDAREGKDSKDKLVLEFTFTKAVLAVRMRHDKIVIVLRNRIYVYSFPDNPRKLFEFDTWDNPKGLCDLCPSLEKQLLVFPGPKCGSLQLVDLASTKPGTSSAPFTISAHQSGVACVSLNQPGTVVASASRKGTLIRLFDTQSKERLVELRRGTDPATLYCISFSQDSSFLCAASDKGTVHIFALKDTRLNRRSALARVGKVGAMIGQYVDSQWSLASFTVPAESACICAFGRNTSKNVNSVIAICVDGTFHKYVFTPDGNCNREAFDVYLDICDDDDF, from the coding sequence ATGACTCAGCAACCACTTCGAAGGGTGACCAGCCTGCGTTTCAACCAAGACCAAAGCTGCTTTTGCTGTGCCATGCAGACAGGTGTACACATCTACAACGTGGAACCATTGATGGAGAAGGGGCACCTGGACCATGAGCAGGTGGGCAGCATGGGCCTGGTGGAAATGCTCTACCGCTCCAACCTGCTGGCCCTGGTGGGTGGTGGTAGCAGCCCCAAGTTCTCAGAGATCTCAGTGCTGATCTGGGATGATGCCCGGGAGGGCAAGGACTCCAAGGACAAGCTGGTGCTGGAGTTCACCTTCACCAAGGCAGTGCTGGCTGTGCGCATGCGCCATGACAAAATTGTGATTGTGCTGAGAAACCGCATCTATGTGTACTCCTTCCCTGACAATCCCCGGAAGCTGTTTGAGTTCGACACCTGGGACAACCCAAAGGGGCTCTGTGACCTCTGCCCCAGCCTGGAGAAACAGCTACTAGTGTTCCCAGGACCCAAGTGCGGGAGTCTGCAACTGGTGGACCTGGCAAGCACAAAGCCGGGCACTTCATCGGCGCCGTTTACCATCAGCGCACACCAGAGCGGCGTGGCCTGCGTGTCCCTGAACCAGCCAGGCACCGTAGTGGCCTCGGCCTCCCGGAAGGGCACCCTTATTCGCCTTTTTGACACACAGTCCAAGGAAAGACTGGTGGAACTGCGCCGAGGCACCGATCCTGCCACCCTCTACTGCATCAGCTTCAGCCAGGACTCTTCCTTCCTGTGCGCTGCCAGTGATAAGGGCACGGTCCACATCTTTGCCCTCAAGGATACCCGCCTCAACCGCCGCTCTGCGCTAGCTCGGGTGGGCAAAGTCGGGGCTATGATTGGACAATACGTGGACTCTCAGTGGAGCCTGGCGAGTTTCACAGTGCCTGCTGAGTCGGCCTGCATCTGCGCCTTCGGTCGCAACACTTCTAAGAATGTCAACTCTGTCATCGCCATCTGTGTAGATGGGACCTTCCACAAATACGTCTTCACTCCTGATGGGAACTGCAACAGAGAGGCCTTCGATGTGTACCTTGACATCTGTGACGATGATGACTTTTAA